The Cloacibacterium caeni region ATTTACCTCGATTTCAAATTTTCAAATTAATAATATGACAAGCGAATTTGTTTTAGAAGCCATCAATAGAGAATTTCCAGAAGCATTGATTTCTTCGTCTGAACCTTATGGATTTCTAACTGTAGAAGTAAAAAAAGAAGAGCTTAAAAAAGTGATTCATCACCTTAAAGAGTCTTCTCTTAATTTTATGTTCCTTACAGACATTTGTGGCATTCATTATCCAGACCATAAGGAGAAGGAACTTGGAGTAATCTATCACCTTCATAATTTACAAGAAAATTTTAGAATAAGAATCAAAAGCTTTTTCCCAAAAGATAACGCCGAGGTAGATTCTATTACAGACTTGTATTCAGGAGCCAATTGGATGGAAAGAGAAACATATGATTTCTACGGAATTACGTTTAAAGGTCACCCAGATTTAAGAGTTATTCTAAACATGGAAGAACTAGGTTATCACCCTCTTCTAAAAGAATATGCGCTAGAAGATGGAACAAGAACTGACAAAGACGACTCTATGTTCGGTAGATAAAAATTCTGAAATCTAAATTATTATGAAAGACAATCAACTATCCAATATACTTAACCAATACGATGCTCAAGAGCAAATAGATGGTCAATTATATACACTGAACCTTGGTCCTACTCACCCTGCTACACACGGAATTTTCCAAAATGTCTTAACCATGGATGGTGAGAGAATTCTTCATTCTGAACAAACCGTAGGTTATATTCACAGAGCTTTTGAAAAAATTGCTGAACGTAGAAATTTTACGCAAATTACCACTCTTACAGACCGTTTAAATTATTGTTCTGCACCTATCAATAACATTGGTTGGCACATGACAGTAGAAAAACTTCTAGGGATTGAAATGCCAAAAAGAGTAGATTACATGCGTGTTATAATGATGGAATTGGCTCGTATTGCTGACCACTTGGTTTGTAACTCCGTAATTGCAGTAGATACTGGGGCTTTAACTGGTTTCACCTACGTTTTCCAAGACAGAGAAAGAATTTACGATATCTATGAACAAGTTTGTGGCGCTAGAATGACTACAAACATGGGTAGAATTGGTGGCTTCG contains the following coding sequences:
- a CDS encoding NADH-quinone oxidoreductase subunit C; amino-acid sequence: MTSEFVLEAINREFPEALISSSEPYGFLTVEVKKEELKKVIHHLKESSLNFMFLTDICGIHYPDHKEKELGVIYHLHNLQENFRIRIKSFFPKDNAEVDSITDLYSGANWMERETYDFYGITFKGHPDLRVILNMEELGYHPLLKEYALEDGTRTDKDDSMFGR